GAATCGTCAAGGCAACGTTCAGGATCAGGATCGTCTTGATCTGGGAGTCGGTCAGATTCAGCGTCTTGCCGATCGCCAGCATCAGCGGCGCATGGCTGAACCAGACCACGAAGCTGATGAAAAACGCCAGCCAGGTCATATGAAGAATCTTCATTTTTCCCGAAAAGGACAATAGATTAAAGGTTGGATTCGACATGATGAATGCTCTGCAGAAATCGAAGAAGTGCTCCTGCACAAGCAGGATGCATGCCAATCCGCCCGAATCGGTTTTACGCCTAAGCAATTGATTTATATTGGATCAACTGATTGATCTTTGCACCAAGATGAAAGTCCCGCAAAACAGAAAGCACCAAAGCAATGCTCCAGGCCCTGGAATGGTGCGTTTTTTGAACGGCAACGGACATTCGCGGCCTGCGCCGGAGAGATTGGGATAAAGATTGTGCACCGCGCACCGGTTTATCGCCGGAAGAGAGCATGGGCGGAGCATCCTTGCCCGACTTCCTATGCAAGCCGTCTCCGGCCCGGCAGAGGAAAGCGAACAATAAACCTGCCGCAGTAACCGGATTGAGCCCGCTGTCCCGGCTGAACCGAACTCGGTGCAACCCGGTCCCATGGGAAAAGAGGGCGAGGACGATTGTGCGCGAATGTCAAAGCCGTCCGGAAGTCACCCCATCCGGCGCATTCGGCACAACCCCCGCCTGCCCTGCATTGCCGATACGGGAGATTTGCATGTTCAAGATTTTACCGGCGTTGGTGATCGCATTGCTGACCGCAAGCTGCGCGTCGACAAAACCGGTTCTGTATCCCAACGATCATTTCAGCAAAGTCGGGCGGGAAACCGCCGACCGCGATATCGAAAATTGCATGCGGCTTGCAAAGTCTGCCGGCGCCGATTCAGCCGGCAGCAGCGTGGGACAAGGCGCGGCCCGGACGGCGGGAGGCGCGGCAGTCGGCGCGGCCTCCGGCGCCGTGGGAGGCGCAGTCGTGGGGGCGGCAGGCTCCGGCTCGGCGATTGGCGCGGCCAGCGGCGCCACGGCCGGGCTGCTGTACTGGCTATTCAGCAAGCCTCAGCGCAGTCCGGCCTTCGAAAATTTCATGGACCGGTGTCTTCAAGAGCGCGGATATCAACCTGTAGGCTGGGATTAGAACATTTTCATACCGCGTGTAGGGAAGTCCTCACCTTCTGAAGGGTGCCCTGCCGTTAAGTCCAGCCCCGTAGGGTACGCTGTGCGTACCCTCGATGTCGAAAGGTACGCACAGCGTACCCTACAGGCAACCCGTAAGATACAGAGGATTTTATGCTGGCGGTAGGTCTTCAAGCATGGGGAACGGGGTTATCAACCCCGTTCCGCTCAGGGGATTGCCGAGATCCAGATGACAGGGAGGTATGAGAGTCAACCCGCCTGGGTTTCCGGATGCCGGCAATCCCTGCCGGAATGACGTGTTCTCCTTACGAAGGCCATATACCCAAAGCGAAAATGCTCTAGTCGTTCGTTAGCCTGCCTCATGGCCGATGAAAAACGGGATCGGCAGCGTATTTCCTGACCGATCGTTCCGGTGGAACATAAGTTGAGCCTGTAAAAATTAGTTCTTTTCCAGGTTCTATCGAGACAGAGACGCACTCATTTGAATGAGATAAACGTCAAAAGGCTTACGATGGCGCAAGCCTGCCCTGTAAAAAAAACGGGACTTGATCGGCCGGCAAAGGCTTACTGAAATAATAGCCCTGGACGGAATGACAGCGTAACTCACGCAAGAATTCGAGCTGCGCTTCCGTTTCCACCCCTTCCGCCACGACTTCGAGCTTCAACTGCTGCGCCATAACGGTAATTGCGGCCACAATCGCTCTGTCGTTGGGATCCGTAGAAATGTCGTTAATAAACGATTTGTCGATTTTGAGCGTATCGAGAGGAAATTGTTTGAGATAGCTGAGCGATGAATAGCCGGTGCCAAAATCGTCGAGCGATAATCGTATGCCTTTCCTTTTTAAGACGTTAAGCAGTTGCATGGCCGTCTCCAACTGATGCATGAGTGTTCCCTCGGTGATTTCCAACTCCAGCAGATCGGGCGGCAAACCGGTTTCTTCCAATGCCTCCTGAATGGCTTCCAACAACGGATGCTGAGGGTGCCGCTGATGCTGAACCTGATGGAATTGACGGCTCGACAAATTGACGGCCACCCGCACAGGCCAGCCCTGTTGCTGCCAACTGCGGGCCTGAGTGCAGGCCGCTTTCAAGACCCAGGCGCTTATCGGCACGATTAAACCGGTTTCCTCGGCGACCGGAATAAAATCATCGGGCGGAATCAGCCCCAATTCCGGATTCATCCAGCGAATCAAGGCTTCCATTCCAATAATCCTGCCCGTATCAATGGCAATCTGAGGCTGGTAATAAAGCACGAACTCACTCTGTTCCAGAGCCCGGCGCAAATGCTTTTCCAGCTTCATATAATTCCGGGCCGAACTGTTCATGGCCGGAGTAAAGTACTGGTAATTGTTTTTCCCCAGTTTCTTTGCGTGATACATGGCCGTATCGGCATCGGCCAAAAGCCCTTCCGTATCCTGGGAATTGACCGGATAGATGCTGATTCCGATACTGACGCCGACAAAAATTTTATGTTGATCGATCATTAAAGGCTCCGCGAACCCTTCCAGAATTTTGTCCGCAACCTTGGCCGCATCCAGGACATCGGAAATGTTGGGCAGCATCACGATGAATTCGTCGCCTCCCAGGCGAGCCGCGGTATCATCCTCGCGCAAACAAGACTTGATCCGCTGCGCCACCTTTTTCAGCAAGCTATCCCCGAACGTATGGCCCTGGGTATCGTTGACCATCTTGAAATTGTCCAGATCCAGGAATAAGACGGCGACACTGCCGTTATTGCGGTGTGCATGCAAAATGGCCTGTTTTATTCTGTCCATGAACAACACCCGATTGGGAAGATCGGTCAGGATATCGTAATGCGCAATATAATCGAGCCGCTGCTGCGTCCGCTTGAGTTCTTCCATTTCACGCGCATTATCCAGAACCAACGATAGCGAATGAGCGAAACTGAAAGCGATTTCTTCGTCTCTCTCGCTGAAGGCGCGGCCGTCAGTCCTGTCGCTCAGGTAGAGCCGGCCATACACGTGCCCCCGCTGTGCAATGGGCACCGCCAATAACGATTTCATCGGGGGATGGTGCGCCGGAAAGCCGATGCGGCGCGGATCGAGAGCCATATCCTCCAAACGCACCGAGATGTTTTCCCGTATCACGATGCCGAGCAGCCCTTTTCCTTCCGGCAACCGGCCGATAGCCCGCGCCTGCTCGGCACTGATGCCCGTATAAATGAAATGCCTGAGCTGCCCGGAATCATCCAAAATCCCAATGGCGCCATAGCGGCATTCCAGAAGAGAGGCGAGCGCTTCGATACCCGTCTGCAACAAACCGCTCTCGACCGATGAATGGGCCAGCACGCTCAACAAACGGCGCGAAGCCTCATGGAGCTCGGCCAATTTCTCCGCCCAGCAAAGCGTTTGCCGGTGCTCGATCTCCAGCATTTCCTTCAATTGCCGAGATTCGGACAACAACTCCTGCTCTCTCCGCAAAAGCATTTCTTGAATACTTTGCCTGGTCACAGCCCCGATAAATCGCTGCAGTTCAAGAACCGCCAGCGCATCTACCTCGTGCCGTTCCATGAATTCAAGCGCGTAGAGCACATCCTTGTTCGGCGGGATCGACAATAGCGCTCTGTGTCCGACCAGGTCGGCAAAAATCCATTCGGGATGTTGCAAAACATCCTGCCCGGTAGCCAAACCGCAAAAATTTCCCTCGTCGATGCATTCCCTAAAAACGGCAAATAAAGGTTGGCCTGTCATTCGTTTGTGCCCGGGGCGCTCTTCTTCCAGTACACGAACCACGCAAGGGCTCAAACAATCGCCGACAGTTAACGGTTTCATTAATGATCGGACGACAAAAAGACGTTGACGTCAACAACCGCATGCAACACTTCATCCGGTCCCATCATGGGCTTCATCCGGGCCACCACAAAATCAATGAGTTCTTCCCTGGATAAACGGCGCAATATCGGTTGGCGCACCAGAATATCCGAAATCACCTCGTCATCCAGCTCGATATGTTCGAAAGGCGTCTTGACCAGTAATTCGATGGCTCTCCGCATGGCGATGCAACCGATCGGCGAGTTTCTGCCTAAAACCAGCATATCTTTTAAAGGAGGAATGGCGTATTCACCGACGTGGACCGAAATGCGTACTCTTCTATCGTTAGTTGCCATGCGACATATCCAGCAAAAAAAGAATCAAAATTTTAATTTTCAATTCCAGGGATTGATTGTGATTGAAGCCGTAAAAGCCTTCTATAACATCTTCGTCTAAATTGGGCCTTATGTTCTGGCATGTAAAAAGCTTTTCGGCTGACCGCTCTATTCTCTCATTTTTTATATGGGTATTGTCAACTCTGATTTATGCGCAATGCGCCTGTTTTTAATGGCTTGGTCGAAGCCGAGAAATTACGCGACATATACGGAATGTCGTCAAATTTCCTTTATTTTAATTTTGATTAATAATGCGACTTTGCTTTACGATTCTTTGAATATCAATTAAATTTAATACTTATTAAAATATTCTTCACTATTTATCGTCTTAAGTATATCTATGGTCCCATTCCTCAAAGATAATTAAAGCGATAGCGATTGGATATAAAATAAATACATCAAATATCCATTCAGCGTGCAGCCCTTCCAATACGAACTAAAAAATATTGAAAATTAAATAGTTATGATCGACCGCGCCGTAAACAGGAGCGAATCCGAAATAATGGTCTTGATACATTTCCCCATAAAGAATTAAAAATTCTGCAATTCCACCTTTCTTTCGTTCGCTCCAGGGTTGACCAATACCTAAGGTTTTTTCCGTTCGATGCGCTTGAGCAATTCAAACAGATCACTGCCGGTCGACAGCTCGTAGGATGTGCTGACCATCGGGAAGCGCATCGTTCACGATCGCCCCTGTGCCAACGCCAGAAGGCATCTCTCGTGAACAATCTCGAACGATGCGATGCGCTTCACTTCGTTCGGCACATCCTACGGCCCTTCAAAGTCATGGCGGATGCCTATCGGCGAATCCGCCACCGGGTTATGGTAAAAACGTGTCGACGTCCACGCCATCCAGACCAACCTCGGATAATGGCACGTCCATCACTTCGGCCTGGGTTTTAACTACATCGATGATGTCGTAATAGGCATACAACACCCCTTGATCGCCTTTATGCTTCGCGCGCCGAGCGGCTTCTACCGCAGTCTTGACAACCTCCTGCAACAGTATTTGATAGTCGATTTGTTCGCTCATTTTTTCTATCCTTCAAAATACCCTCGATGATGGCTTTATACGCCGCGTTGCGCACAATATCCTTTGGCCATTTGTTTTTCACGCATAGCAAGTAGGGTAAACGAAGTCCTGTAGTCAGGCCGGGCAACCGTTTTATCGTTGCCCGACACCCATGTGGCGATCATGCTTTGGAATATTGCGCGGGTCTGAAATCCCGTCATCTTTTCAAGGCATTGTAAATGTCGGGCGCCAAAAGCGAGTGTCCGACCTACACGACTGACGACATTCGTCCTACGCGCTGCCATCCGATTTTTAAAATAACCCATTTTGGGATAACCCGCAATAGGTTATTAGTCTGGGCGCATGCCCAGTTCACTACACAATGTCGATTACCAGATTTTCAGGAGTCTGCTTGTTCAGGCCAGGGTTGCTTCGGGTTTGACGCAGATGCAAATCGCGGAAAAGCTGGGGAAACCGCAGAGCTACATTTCCAAGTACGAGCGTGGGGAGCGGCGGTTGGATTTTCCCGAATTTATTGAGCTGGCAGACATTCTGGAAATTGACGTGGCGGGTTTTGTTTCAGATTATCGGGCGGCATTGGCACCGATAAAAACTCACAAAGCGCGCCGCATAACGGGAACCTCTAAAAATACCTGATTGAAAGGTAAATAGAGTAGGTCGGGCAACAGCTTCATCGTTGCCCGACATTTAGGCGTAGCGAAGAGGCTGTTCGATGATTCGTAACCATGACTTCATACCGTCATATCGAAAATTTCGGGCACAAAAAGCGTGCCCGACCTGCACGACTGTCGCAGCATCGAGGCTACGGAACTACCTACGAAGCTTGATAATCTCGGCGATCAGACGCAAATCGACGGTGTCTTCCGTTTCTTCGTGGTTTTGCGCCACCAACTGCAAGACCTGCTCGTCGGTCGCGCGCAGCCGCTTTGCTTGCGCCACGTTCAATTCGTCGGCATGGTCGTGCAGCCAGCCGCGCAGCCCGACCAGCAAAAACGTATCGTTGGCATCGGGGTCCCAATATTGAATATAAACCTCATAGATTTTTAAGTTTTTCAATACCTGCGATGCCATAGGGGTTGTTCGTTATCGTAATGATAAAAAAGCATAAAAAAAGCGCCGTTCGGGCGCTTTTTCTAACGGACGGCATTTCGATTACCGCATTCTGCCGATCATTTCTCCAAGTCTGACCGGCAGGCCGGAGGCCAGATCCTCGCGCCATGCGGCGCGGTCCTTGCCGAACAGCACAATAATCGTCGAACCCATGTTGAAACGGCCCATTTCTTCGCCGATCCGCAAAATCGGCGCATCTTCTCCGTAGCGCCAGGCTTGCACGGCGTTGGCGGTCGGCGGCGTCACCACGCCGTGCCAGACCGTTTCGACGCTGGAAACGAAAATCGCGCCGACCAGCACCAAAGCCATCGGCCCGATCTCGGTGTCGAAGATCGCCGCGACGCGCTCGTTGCGCGCGAACAGCCCCGGCACCACGTTCGCTGTGGCGGCATTTACGCTGAACAGGCGCCCCGGAATGTGCGCCATCTCGCGCAGGGTGCCGGTCAACGGCATGTGGAGCCGGTGATAATCCTTCGGCGACAGATAAATGGTCGTAAATACCCCGTCCTGAAACGGCGCCGCCCGTTCCTCGCTGCCGCCGAGCAAGTCCACGGCCGTAAAACTTTTGCCTTTGGCCTGAAAAATCCGGCCGCCGGTGATCGCGCCGGCCTGGCTGACCGCGCCGTCCGCCGGGCAGGCGATCGCATCCGGCGCATCCGGAAACGGCCGGATGCCGGGCTTCAATTCGCGGGTGAAAAAATGGTTGAAACTTTTATAAGCCTCGATATTCGGTTCGAGCGCTTCGTCCATGTTCACGCCGTAATGGCGGATGATCCGGCGGATAAAAAAATTCTTCCAGGCCGCATGTTCCGAATGGGTCAGACGGCTCATCAGCCGCGACAGCGTATGCTGCGGCAGCAGGTATTGCGGCAGCGTGGTCAGCAAGTCTTTGATCATATTACCTTCAGGGCAGGTGGACCGGCTGCGGCGCTTGCCAGTCCGGATTGCGATGCTCGGCGACGACGGTGGTGTAAATGCCGCCGCGGACGTTGAACTCGGCGCGTACGCGCAGGAACTTCGGCTGAATCGCGGCAACGATGTCGTTCAGGATTTGATTGGTCACCGCTTCATGAAAGGCGCCCTGGTCACGGAACGACCAGATATACAATTTCAGCGCTTTCAGCTCGACGCAGGCCGCTGCCGGCACATATTCGAGACGGATCGTCGCAAAATCGGGCTGCCCGGTCTTCGGGCACAAACAGGTGAATTCGGGAATGTCGATACGGATCGTGTAATCCCGGCCGGGCTCGGGGTTTACGAAGGTTTCGAGGTCTTTGCTGGGTTGTGTACTCATTTTTTGTAAAAAGCCAGTGGAATCAATAACTCTTTATTCTACCAGTATCCGAGGCAAAATGGCTGCCCTCGCGATCGCCCGCGCGAAAATCGCTTGAGTGACCGGACAACCGACCCGGTTCACCGACCCGAGGCCAAACGCAAAACCGGCGTCAACGCAGCGTCGAGAATGTCCGCCTGGCCGTACAGGGAACAGGCCCTGTGTAAGTGAACTTTTACCGGGCCGCACTTTCTGAATAAACGTAATCCGGCTTTGGGAAAGGAGAAAATCTCAAGGCACACCTCATACCGGCAAGAGAGTTGCGCTCTTACTTTTTTCCTATAAATTTTCCCAATCGAAAGAGAAGATTGGCTATCCAAAAAGATTAAATTACTATAGGCGGCCCAGGCGCATTATCAAAAACGCATAAATACCGTCGCTTTTCACTTCCTTGGCGGCTTCGGAGGCTGACAATCGGCGAACATGAAAATGGCATGTTTCGTATGGCTTACGTTTTACCCAAACCTGTACCTGTAACACTACGAACGCCGATTCCAAACGAGCTATAGATTTTTGAAAAATTTTCCTTTCCGAAATACGCCCCACGCCGCCAGGTCGAGCACCGACCGGAATTCACGATTCACTTTAAAACAGTCTGCGCGGCGCCTAAGTGCCTCCCGGTCCCGCGCATCCGGATTACCCGATTTTAATAGCCGATCAATGCGATACCTCATAAAAATCAACCTCTGGCTTGCACTCGGCTATTTCATGGGCGGCTATTTCGGCACCTTGCTGTCGATACCGCCCAGCCACGCCAGCCCGGTCTGGCCGGCGGCGGGGATCGCTTTCGCCGGTATGTTCACCTACGGATACAAAGTCGCTCCGGGGCTCCTGGCCGGTTCGTTTGCCGCTCAGACCTTCTCCTTTATCGACGCGGTCTATCCGGGCAACATAAAATTCTCCCTGTCCATCGCCAGTATCGCCAGCGCGGGCTCCGTTCTGCAGGCAGCCCTGGGCGTCTGGCTGACCCGCCGTTATGTGGGTGCCGACAACCCCTTGACCAGAGACCACAGCATCCTGCGCTTCATTGCGCTCGGCGGACCGGCCAGCTGCATGTTGTCCGCCTCGCTCGGCATCGTCACCCTGTTTCTATACAACGCCATCACGCCCGAGGATCTGCCGTTAAGCTGGCTGACCTGGTGGATAGGCGATACGATGGGGGTATTGATTTTCACGCCTTTGCTGCTGAGCTTCATCGGCGTGCTGCGCAACCGCAAAAACATGCGCCTCAATTGGGTCGCCTTGCCATTGGCCATCCTGTCGCTGCTGGTGATCGTGATCCTGCATTTCGGCAAACAGCAGGAACAAAAGCGCATCGGTTCGCTGTTCGACGAACAATGCAGCCTGCTGCACAACGCCCTGCAAAACGAATTCAACCGCTATATCGAGGCCAATCGGAACATCAAGGCATTCTTCGACAGTTCGCTTCCCGTGAATGCCGAAGCCTTCCGGCATCTTACCCAGCCTTTCCTGAAGGACAATCCGGACATCCAGGCGCTGGAGTGGATACCGAGAATTCCGGCGGCTGAGCGGGCCGCCTACGAAGCCCGGATCGGGAAGCCGCTTTACGCCGAAGCGGCCGAAAACCGCCGCCCCCTTCGCCCGGCCCCGGTACGGCAGGAATATTTCCCGATTATCTATGCCGAACCTCTGGCGGGCAACGCCGAAGCCCTGGGGCTGGATATTTCATCCAGGCCGGATACCTACACGGCGATCCAAAAAGCCCGGGATACGGCTCAAACGACCCTCGCCGGCCAGATACGGCTCGTGCGGGATACGTCCCCGCAGCCCGGCGCGGTGATTTACACCCCGGTTTATTTCTCCGATCGTCCGCTTGCCACGCTGCCGGAGCGGCGCGCGGCACTGGCAGGATTTATCGCGAGTGTTTTCCAGGTGCCGCGGAAAATCGGAACCGTTAAAGAACAATTCGCCGATTTACAGCTGCTGTTGAGAATAACCGACAGCGGCAAAGAGCTGCTCAGCGAAACGGCGCTCATGCCGAAGCTGTCGCCGGATTTTCCCAGGCTGGAAAAGTCCCTGCCCCTGCGCGTGGCCGACCGGACCTGGATCGTCACCTACTCCGCGACCCCCGAATTTTACGCCGAACAGCTCAACTGGAATATGTGGTGGCTGATCCTGGGCTGTTTTCTATTTACCGGCCTCACCGGAATCGGTTTGCTGATGCTGACCGGACGCACACTGCAAACCGAAGAGGTAGTCAAAATCCGTACCCGCGAACTCCAGAGAAAAATCAGGGAGCATAAAAACAGCGAGGACAAAATTCAACGCCTGACCCAACTGTATGCCGCCTTGAGCCATTGCAACCAAGCCATCGTGCGCTGTACCTACGCGACCGAACTGTACCGGCAAATCTGCCGTGATTCGGTCGAATTCGGAGGCATGAAAATGGTATGGATAGGCCTGACCGACGCCGAAAAACAACGCGTGGCTCCGGTAGCCTGGGCCGGCGACGGAATCGAGTATCTTCAGGAAATCGATATGGATCTGGCGGAAGGATCGCCGTTCCGCAACGGGCCTTCAGGAACTGCGATACTCGAAGGCCGGCCGGTCTGGTGCCAGGATTTTTCCCACGCCCCCTCCACCCTGCCCTGGCATGAAGTGGCGTCCCGTTACGGATGGGGCTCGAAGGCGGCGCTGCCGATTCACCGTAACGGCGAGGTCGTGGGCGTCTTCTGCCTGTACGCAGGCAAGACGCATGCGTTCGACGAAGACGTGCGCGATCTCCTGCTCAAAATGGCCGGGGACATCAGCTTCGCCCTCGACAATTTCGCAAGGGAAGAGAAACGGACCCAGGCCGAATGCGCGCTGCAGAAAAACGAGCAATTCCTGCGCGCGATCATCGAGACCGAACCGGAATGCGTCAAGGTGGTCGACAAAAACGGCGATCTGCTCGAGATGAACGCCGCAGGATTGAAGATGCTGGAAGCCGATTCTCTGGATCAGGTGCGGCAGCACGAACTGCTCAATTTCATTCTGCCTGAATACCGGGAGGCCTTTACCGCCCTGCACAAACGCGTGATGAAAGGCGAGCAAGGTTCTCTCGAATTCGAAATCACCGGGCTCAAAGGCTCGCGCCGCTGGCTCGAAACCTATGCCGCGCCGCTGCCCGATCACCACAACAACGTCGTGATGCTGCTCGGCGTTACCCACGACATTACCCAGCGCAAACTCGCCGAACAGGCCCTGCAGGAATCGGAAACCCGCCTGATGCTCGCGATCAAGGGCTCCAACGATGCGCCCTGGGATTGGGATCTGGAAAAAAACCGCCTGTACTACTCGCCCCAATGGTGGCACATGCTGGGCTACGAAACGGACGAACTGCAAAGCGACGCCAAACTCTGGCACAGCCTGGTCCATCCGGACGATCTCGATTTCATCCAGAACGATTTACGCAAGGCGCTGCACAGAGGACAAAGCATGCATGCGATCGAATTCCGCCTGCGCCATAAGGACGGCCACTACGTGCCGATCCTGGAACGCAGCTTCATTTCGCGCAACAAGGAAGGCAAGGTCGTGCGCATCTCGGGCACCAACATGGATCTGACCGAACGCCGCCAGGAGCAAAACCTGGAAGAACTTCGCGGATTCATGCTCGAATGCATCACCAGCAGCACGCCCTTGACCGAGATTCTGGAGGCTATCACGCACAAAGTCGAAACCCTGATGCCTGACACTTGCTGTGCGATCTTCCTGCTTGACGATAAAGGACGCAGCCTGAATCCGGCCGCCGCCCCCAGCCTGCCCGATTTCTACAAGAGCGGCATCGACGGACTGCAAATCGGCGACGACACCGGCTGCTGTGGCTATGCGGCCGGCAAGGGCGAAAGCGCGGTGGCCTACGATGTGATGACGGATCCCCGCTGCGCCCGGATCAGAGACCTGCTCGTACGGGCCGGCCTGAAGTCCTGGTGGTCGGAGCCGATACAAGGCCCCGACGGCAAAGTACGGGGCTCCTTTGCGGTTTACCACCGCAAAAAGGCCGTACCGAACGCATACCAGTGTAAACTGATCGAAACCGTGGCCCATTACGCCGCGCTGACGATCGACCGCAAGCGCGCCGAGACGCAGCTCAAGCTGGCCGCCAAAGTGTTCGAACAAAGCCAGGAAGGCTTCATGATCACCGATGCCCGCCGCCGCATCCTGAAAGTCAATCCGGCCTTTACCGCGATTACCGGCTATACCGAGCAGGAAGCGCTCGGTAAAAGCGCCGGTATTTTGGCGTCGGGACGCCACGACCGCGAGTTCTACCGAAACCTCTGGGAAACGATCCGCACCCAGAACTTTTGGCAGGGGGAAATCTGGAACCGGCGTAAGAACGGCGAAGTTTATCCCGAATTATTGAACGTCAGCGTCGCGCGCGACCATTCGGGCAACGTCACCGAATATGTCGGCGTCTTCGCCGATATCACCCAGCTCAAAGCTTCCGAAGCGCAACTCGAATTCCTTGCGCACCACGACACGCTGACCTCGCTCCCGAACCGGCTGCGCCTGTTCTTCCGCCTCGAACACAGCATCGAAACCGCCAAACGCGAAGGCACGCAACTCGCCCTCCTGATGCTCGACCTGGACCGCTTCAAGGACGTCAACGACAGCTTCGGCCATCTGGTCGGCGACCAGCTGCTGCAATTGGTCGCCAACCGGCTGGTCAACCGGGTACGGGACATCGATACGGTGGCCCGGCTGGGCGGGGACGAATTTACGGTGGTGCTGGAAAATATCACGCATCCGGAAGATGCCGCCCGCATCGCCCAGGCGGTCATCAACGACCTCAGCGAGCCCTGGTCGATCCCGAATGCCGGCGAAG
The genomic region above belongs to Methylomicrobium agile and contains:
- a CDS encoding glycine zipper family protein, which encodes MFKILPALVIALLTASCASTKPVLYPNDHFSKVGRETADRDIENCMRLAKSAGADSAGSSVGQGAARTAGGAAVGAASGAVGGAVVGAAGSGSAIGAASGATAGLLYWLFSKPQRSPAFENFMDRCLQERGYQPVGWD
- a CDS encoding EAL domain-containing protein codes for the protein MKPLTVGDCLSPCVVRVLEEERPGHKRMTGQPLFAVFRECIDEGNFCGLATGQDVLQHPEWIFADLVGHRALLSIPPNKDVLYALEFMERHEVDALAVLELQRFIGAVTRQSIQEMLLRREQELLSESRQLKEMLEIEHRQTLCWAEKLAELHEASRRLLSVLAHSSVESGLLQTGIEALASLLECRYGAIGILDDSGQLRHFIYTGISAEQARAIGRLPEGKGLLGIVIRENISVRLEDMALDPRRIGFPAHHPPMKSLLAVPIAQRGHVYGRLYLSDRTDGRAFSERDEEIAFSFAHSLSLVLDNAREMEELKRTQQRLDYIAHYDILTDLPNRVLFMDRIKQAILHAHRNNGSVAVLFLDLDNFKMVNDTQGHTFGDSLLKKVAQRIKSCLREDDTAARLGGDEFIVMLPNISDVLDAAKVADKILEGFAEPLMIDQHKIFVGVSIGISIYPVNSQDTEGLLADADTAMYHAKKLGKNNYQYFTPAMNSSARNYMKLEKHLRRALEQSEFVLYYQPQIAIDTGRIIGMEALIRWMNPELGLIPPDDFIPVAEETGLIVPISAWVLKAACTQARSWQQQGWPVRVAVNLSSRQFHQVQHQRHPQHPLLEAIQEALEETGLPPDLLELEITEGTLMHQLETAMQLLNVLKRKGIRLSLDDFGTGYSSLSYLKQFPLDTLKIDKSFINDISTDPNDRAIVAAITVMAQQLKLEVVAEGVETEAQLEFLRELRCHSVQGYYFSKPLPADQVPFFLQGRLAPS
- a CDS encoding helix-turn-helix domain-containing protein, with amino-acid sequence MPSSLHNVDYQIFRSLLVQARVASGLTQMQIAEKLGKPQSYISKYERGERRLDFPEFIELADILEIDVAGFVSDYRAALAPIKTHKARRITGTSKNT
- the asd gene encoding archaetidylserine decarboxylase (Phosphatidylserine decarboxylase is synthesized as a single chain precursor. Generation of the pyruvoyl active site from a Ser is coupled to cleavage of a Gly-Ser bond between the larger (beta) and smaller (alpha chains). It is an integral membrane protein.); amino-acid sequence: MIKDLLTTLPQYLLPQHTLSRLMSRLTHSEHAAWKNFFIRRIIRHYGVNMDEALEPNIEAYKSFNHFFTRELKPGIRPFPDAPDAIACPADGAVSQAGAITGGRIFQAKGKSFTAVDLLGGSEERAAPFQDGVFTTIYLSPKDYHRLHMPLTGTLREMAHIPGRLFSVNAATANVVPGLFARNERVAAIFDTEIGPMALVLVGAIFVSSVETVWHGVVTPPTANAVQAWRYGEDAPILRIGEEMGRFNMGSTIIVLFGKDRAAWREDLASGLPVRLGEMIGRMR
- the queF gene encoding preQ(1) synthase translates to MSTQPSKDLETFVNPEPGRDYTIRIDIPEFTCLCPKTGQPDFATIRLEYVPAAACVELKALKLYIWSFRDQGAFHEAVTNQILNDIVAAIQPKFLRVRAEFNVRGGIYTTVVAEHRNPDWQAPQPVHLP